A single window of Vibrio alfacsensis DNA harbors:
- a CDS encoding inorganic phosphate transporter — translation MDILANYGTVLIIVAAIFGFMMAIGIGANDVANAMGTSVGSKALTVKQAIIIAMIFEFAGAYLAGGEVTDTIRKGVIETSLFASQPDVLVYGMMSALLAAGTWLLLASYMGWPVSTTHSIIGAIIGFACVSVGTEAVDWSSVQGIVGSWIITPVISGFFAYVIFVSAQRLIFDTENPLFNAKRFVPVYMFITTMVIALVTIKKGLKHVGLHLTNGEAWVWASVVSAAVMIGGYFYIQKKFANREEDRGFAGVEGIFSVLMVITACAMAFAHGSNDVANAIGPLSAVVSTVEHMGEVTAKSTIAWWILPLGGFGIVVGLATLGHKVMATVGTGITELTPSRGFAAQLATACTVVLASGTGLPISTTQTLVGAVLGVGFARGIAALNLGVVRNIVASWIVTLPAGALLAVVFFYGIQAAFS, via the coding sequence ATGGATATCCTTGCGAACTACGGCACTGTCCTGATTATTGTTGCAGCGATTTTTGGTTTCATGATGGCAATTGGTATTGGCGCGAACGACGTAGCCAATGCGATGGGTACATCTGTAGGTTCAAAAGCGCTAACCGTAAAACAAGCGATCATCATTGCGATGATCTTCGAATTTGCGGGTGCATATCTTGCTGGTGGTGAAGTAACCGACACTATCCGTAAAGGTGTTATCGAAACATCTCTATTTGCTAGCCAACCTGACGTTCTTGTCTACGGTATGATGTCAGCGCTTCTTGCAGCTGGTACGTGGCTACTTCTTGCTTCTTACATGGGTTGGCCGGTATCGACTACTCACTCAATCATCGGTGCGATCATCGGTTTTGCGTGTGTGTCTGTAGGTACTGAAGCTGTCGACTGGAGCAGTGTTCAAGGGATTGTTGGTAGCTGGATCATTACTCCGGTTATCTCTGGCTTCTTCGCTTACGTCATCTTTGTCAGCGCGCAGCGTCTGATCTTTGATACAGAGAACCCACTATTCAACGCAAAACGTTTTGTACCAGTTTACATGTTCATCACGACTATGGTGATTGCACTAGTAACGATCAAAAAAGGCCTAAAACACGTTGGTCTTCACCTAACAAACGGTGAAGCATGGGTATGGGCAAGTGTCGTTTCAGCAGCAGTTATGATTGGTGGTTACTTCTACATTCAGAAGAAATTCGCAAACCGTGAAGAAGACCGTGGCTTTGCTGGTGTAGAAGGTATCTTCAGCGTACTTATGGTTATCACTGCATGTGCAATGGCATTTGCTCACGGTTCAAACGACGTAGCTAACGCGATCGGCCCACTTTCTGCTGTTGTTTCAACGGTTGAACACATGGGTGAAGTGACCGCGAAAAGCACAATCGCATGGTGGATTCTTCCTCTAGGCGGCTTTGGTATCGTCGTTGGTCTTGCAACGCTTGGTCATAAAGTAATGGCAACCGTTGGTACAGGTATCACTGAACTAACGCCAAGCCGTGGCTTTGCCGCTCAGCTAGCAACAGCATGTACCGTAGTTCTAGCGTCTGGTACTGGTCTACCTATTTCTACAACTCAAACTCTTGTTGGTGCGGTTCTAGGTGTAGGTTTTGCTCGCGGTATCGCAGCACTTAACCTAGGCGTGGTTCGTAACATCGTGGCATCATGGATCGTTACGTTACCAGCAGGCGCACTACTGGCGGTTGTATTCTTCTACGGCATCCAAGCTGCGTTCTCGTAA
- the tolC gene encoding outer membrane channel protein TolC, producing the protein MKKLLPLFISAALGSMSTSVWADSLAEIYDLAKQNDPQLLSVAAQRDAAFEAITSSRSALLPQINLTAGYNLTRGDTDPDAGGSISNDKNVLSAGVGFSQELYNRASWITLDTAEKSARQADASYAATQQGLILRVAQAYFEVLRAQDNLVFVRAEKAAVGRQLEQTKQRFEVGLSAITDVHDAQAQYDGVLADEILAQNSLINSYESLREITGQEHKNLNVLDTARFSASRSNSPADVLVDEAKTTNLSLLSARISQDIARDNISLASSGHLPTLSLDGGYNYSDQAESSSDNTTDGFNIGVNLAVPLYTGGNITSQTKQAEFAYVAASEDLEKEYRSVVKDVRAQNNNINASIGALKAYEQSVVSARSALEATEAGFDVGTRTIVDVLDSTRRLYDANKNLSNARYDYILSVLQLRQAVGTLSEQDILDVNAGLKPAN; encoded by the coding sequence ATGAAAAAACTGCTTCCACTATTTATCAGTGCAGCGCTAGGCAGTATGAGTACGTCTGTATGGGCAGACTCTCTTGCTGAAATTTATGACTTAGCAAAACAAAACGATCCTCAACTACTCAGCGTTGCTGCACAACGTGATGCAGCATTTGAAGCGATCACTTCTAGCCGCAGTGCCCTATTACCACAAATCAACTTGACTGCGGGTTACAATCTGACTCGTGGTGATACTGACCCTGATGCAGGCGGCAGTATCTCAAATGATAAAAATGTTCTATCTGCAGGCGTTGGCTTCTCCCAAGAACTGTACAACCGTGCATCTTGGATCACGCTAGATACGGCAGAAAAATCTGCTCGTCAGGCAGATGCGTCATACGCGGCGACTCAACAAGGCCTGATTCTTCGTGTTGCACAGGCTTACTTCGAAGTTCTACGTGCGCAAGACAATCTTGTTTTTGTGCGCGCAGAAAAAGCAGCGGTTGGCCGTCAGCTAGAGCAAACCAAACAACGTTTTGAAGTCGGTCTATCGGCAATCACCGACGTACACGATGCTCAAGCACAATACGATGGCGTACTTGCTGATGAAATATTGGCACAGAACTCTCTGATCAATAGCTACGAGTCTCTACGTGAAATCACAGGCCAAGAGCACAAAAACCTAAACGTACTGGATACGGCACGTTTCTCTGCAAGTCGTTCAAACAGTCCTGCAGATGTTCTTGTTGATGAAGCAAAAACAACCAACCTAAGCCTATTATCAGCTCGAATCTCTCAAGATATCGCTCGCGACAATATCTCCCTAGCAAGCTCTGGTCACCTGCCAACACTGTCACTTGATGGTGGTTATAATTATTCGGATCAAGCAGAAAGTAGCAGCGACAACACCACTGATGGCTTTAACATTGGTGTGAACCTAGCGGTACCACTATACACTGGTGGTAATATTACCTCGCAAACCAAACAAGCTGAGTTCGCGTATGTTGCTGCAAGTGAAGATCTAGAGAAAGAATACCGTAGCGTCGTTAAAGATGTTCGCGCGCAAAACAACAACATCAACGCGTCCATCGGTGCGCTAAAAGCGTATGAGCAGTCTGTGGTTTCCGCACGCTCGGCACTAGAAGCAACGGAGGCAGGTTTTGATGTTGGTACTCGTACTATCGTCGATGTACTAGATTCAACACGTCGTCTATACGATGCAAACAAAAATCTATCTAACGCTCGTTACGACTACATCCTAAGCGTACTTCAGCTACGCCAAGCAGTAGGTACGCTAAGTGAGCAAGATATCCTAGATGTGAATGCCGGCCTAAAACCAGCAAACTAA
- a CDS encoding inorganic triphosphatase, with amino-acid sequence METEIELKFFVSPEFSETLKNKISETKVLQHSCRDLGNTYFDTADNWLRKHDIGLRIRRFDDVFVQTVKTAGRVVAGLHQRPEYNAEHINNDPELTLHPSDIWPAGKDIATLQSELTPLFSTNFTREQWLIGMADGSQIEVAFDQGAVIAQGEDGEERQTPICEVELELKSGQTDALFTLARSLCESGGMRLGNMSKAAKGYRLATGYAGDEVKPLALVDSTKHDTVEYCLINSLEHALAHWHYHEQIYTERDCVEALREIVNAIRFIRQTFTIFGSIVPRRASAILRQEMKWLEEELEWLDEHAHLEELLDDKGNVLRKLDARKFLVSELTQQLEELPSREQVLELLSSARYTGLLLDLSRWILTRGWQPFLDDKAREKITSNIQPFSVMQLDRTWAELMEAFPAERQLSAQEYIDQRYRLLRNLYTGIGFASLYDAEERNSFRLPWADLVHGIDDLLMLNHLLPMVGMLEDEEQEQLERWLTRQERSILHAMDQTRAIGVEVEPYWQE; translated from the coding sequence ATGGAAACCGAGATAGAACTGAAGTTTTTTGTTTCTCCAGAATTTTCAGAAACTTTGAAAAACAAAATTTCTGAAACCAAAGTACTTCAGCACAGTTGTCGAGACTTGGGTAACACTTACTTTGATACCGCTGATAACTGGCTACGCAAGCACGATATTGGCTTAAGAATTCGTCGTTTTGATGATGTATTTGTTCAAACAGTAAAAACAGCCGGGCGTGTTGTTGCGGGTCTTCATCAAAGACCAGAATATAATGCTGAGCACATTAATAATGATCCTGAGCTCACACTTCACCCATCTGATATCTGGCCAGCAGGTAAAGACATCGCCACGCTGCAATCTGAACTAACGCCTCTTTTTTCGACCAACTTCACACGTGAGCAGTGGTTAATTGGTATGGCTGATGGCAGTCAAATTGAAGTGGCCTTTGACCAAGGGGCGGTTATTGCCCAAGGTGAAGATGGTGAAGAAAGACAAACGCCAATCTGCGAAGTGGAATTAGAGCTAAAATCGGGCCAAACGGATGCGTTATTTACGCTTGCTCGCAGTTTGTGTGAATCAGGTGGTATGCGCCTTGGCAATATGAGTAAAGCGGCGAAAGGTTATCGTTTAGCAACAGGTTATGCGGGTGATGAAGTCAAGCCACTGGCGTTAGTCGACAGTACCAAGCACGACACCGTGGAATATTGCCTTATTAATTCTTTAGAGCACGCTCTTGCACATTGGCATTACCACGAGCAAATTTACACCGAACGTGATTGTGTTGAAGCGTTGCGTGAAATTGTTAATGCCATTCGTTTTATTCGTCAGACATTTACTATCTTTGGCAGCATAGTACCACGTCGAGCGAGTGCGATTCTGCGCCAAGAAATGAAGTGGCTTGAAGAAGAGCTAGAGTGGCTCGATGAGCACGCACATTTAGAAGAGTTGTTGGATGATAAAGGTAACGTACTGCGTAAGCTTGATGCGCGTAAGTTCCTTGTATCAGAGCTTACTCAGCAACTTGAAGAACTGCCAAGCCGTGAACAAGTATTGGAATTGTTGAGCTCTGCGCGTTACACCGGACTTCTCTTAGACTTGAGTCGTTGGATTTTGACCCGTGGTTGGCAACCGTTTTTGGACGATAAAGCCCGCGAGAAGATAACCAGTAACATTCAACCGTTTTCCGTTATGCAGTTGGATCGAACTTGGGCAGAGCTAATGGAAGCATTTCCTGCAGAGCGTCAGTTGTCTGCGCAAGAATACATCGATCAGCGTTATCGTTTATTACGTAACTTGTACACGGGCATTGGTTTTGCGAGCTTGTACGATGCGGAAGAGCGCAATAGTTTTCGTTTACCATGGGCTGATTTAGTGCACGGTATCGATGATCTTTTAATGCTAAATCATTTATTGCCAATGGTGGGTATGCTTGAGGACGAAGAGCAAGAGCAATTAGAGCGTTGGTTAACGCGTCAGGAGCGATCAATTTTACATGCCATGGATCAGACTCGCGCTATCGGTGTTGAAGTTGAGCCATATTGGCAAGAATAA
- a CDS encoding methyl-accepting chemotaxis protein: MEKLAFKPWERVISDIKLVPKMVMLMVFSTVLIVAKQLWDANTFHDSLLAATHNEQIAQQHYEAYLTQVAWQTAILIIVFVVLLLAAARVMLRQTQYLSEAIKLMASKNLSVPFDMDCKDEYGDVARELEITRRQLHDVIQLQITASDELATLTEVMTMSMSETKDSAQDEFNEIDQLATAMSEMSSTVQTVAEHAQTASSLTEQASKQAVTGQQFLQKTMSKMSELSTDISSSANAVNQVEERVEAIGSVVGTIQGISEQTNLLALNAAIEAARAGEAGRGFAVVADEVRNLAQRTQQATIEIQEMITQLQNSAESAVELMEKSVVEAAEGVELVSNAGTELDGIVGQVTQINDMNFQIATASGQQSSVAEEMSQNLTNVRELVEGSVVVMTELLETAEMMQNNAGELDKKINTFQV; this comes from the coding sequence ATGGAAAAGCTGGCATTTAAGCCGTGGGAAAGGGTGATATCCGACATTAAGCTTGTCCCTAAAATGGTCATGCTGATGGTGTTCAGTACCGTCTTAATCGTGGCAAAGCAATTGTGGGATGCAAATACATTTCATGATTCATTATTAGCAGCAACACACAATGAGCAAATTGCCCAACAACACTATGAAGCTTACCTAACTCAAGTCGCATGGCAGACCGCGATCTTGATTATTGTCTTTGTTGTATTATTGCTTGCTGCAGCGCGAGTGATGCTACGTCAGACGCAGTATTTAAGTGAGGCCATAAAGCTGATGGCTAGTAAAAACCTTTCAGTGCCGTTTGATATGGACTGTAAAGATGAATATGGCGATGTAGCTCGTGAGCTAGAGATAACACGCCGCCAACTGCACGATGTGATTCAGCTTCAGATCACTGCATCTGATGAGTTAGCAACACTCACTGAAGTCATGACGATGAGCATGTCAGAAACCAAAGACTCCGCGCAAGATGAGTTCAACGAAATCGATCAGTTAGCGACGGCCATGAGTGAAATGTCCTCTACGGTTCAAACTGTGGCAGAGCATGCTCAAACGGCGTCATCTCTCACGGAACAAGCCTCAAAGCAGGCGGTGACTGGGCAGCAGTTCTTGCAAAAAACCATGTCTAAAATGAGTGAGCTTTCTACCGACATTAGTTCTTCTGCTAATGCCGTCAATCAAGTAGAAGAGCGCGTTGAAGCCATCGGCAGTGTTGTTGGTACTATTCAAGGCATCTCTGAACAAACCAACTTGCTGGCTTTGAATGCGGCAATTGAAGCGGCGCGTGCTGGTGAAGCGGGGCGTGGTTTTGCGGTTGTTGCGGATGAAGTTCGTAATCTTGCTCAGCGCACTCAACAAGCAACGATTGAAATTCAAGAGATGATTACACAGCTGCAAAATAGCGCAGAGTCTGCCGTTGAGCTCATGGAAAAAAGCGTGGTGGAAGCTGCAGAGGGCGTTGAGCTGGTGTCTAATGCGGGTACTGAATTAGATGGTATTGTCGGCCAGGTTACCCAAATTAATGACATGAACTTCCAGATTGCGACGGCATCTGGTCAGCAAAGTAGTGTCGCAGAAGAGATGAGCCAAAACCTGACGAATGTTCGAGAACTGGTTGAGGGCTCAGTGGTAGTCATGACAGAACTGTTAGAAACGGCAGAAATGATGCAAAACAATGCTGGCGAACTTGATAAGAAGATTAACACATTCCAAGTTTAA
- the glnE gene encoding bifunctional [glutamate--ammonia ligase]-adenylyl-L-tyrosine phosphorylase/[glutamate--ammonia-ligase] adenylyltransferase codes for MQLPSSLISVADSAVQHAENAGYFQHWPTEVAEQFHFVSGLSKFITEAIHRDEKLAQDLPAMLIENSRSSSYRERLAALLAECQDEMSGHRVLRQFRNREMVYIAWKDFTHAWTLEASLRHLSQLAEAMIFETYQWQYKICCNEWGTPTNAAGEAQPMLIIGMGKLGGGELNFSSDIDLIFTYPENGETQGARRSIANAQFFTRLGQRIIKALDQQTFDGFCYRVDMRLRPFGESGPLVMSYAALEDYYQEQGRDWERYAMIKARVMGCEMYPQYQELRQMLRPFVFRRYIDFSAIQSLRRMKSMISSEVRRRGLSNNIKLGAGGIREIEFIAQVFQLIRGGREPSLRGRGLLETLNAIGELGLLAKHEVTNLKQAYKYLRQLENLLQAMADKQTQTLPDCDEDRLKLATAMRFESWEALVIQTQQHMSNVHNVFETLIGDDDDDEAEAVPRHFHELWDMAAKSDVLEHVLQNDIEADNPAELAKTIMQFKADLAKKTLGPRGRDVLTKLMPKVFNAVFAHPDAQFGLPRVLHLLHNICTRTTYLELLDEHPAALVQLVRLCTASPMISEQLSRYPILLDELIDPQHLYNPIPLESYRTELRDFLARIPEDDMEQQMEALRQFKQICILRIAAADIAGVLPVMKVSDHLTYLAEAVVEAVINQAWLQVSEKYGEPTHVKDREGKGFAVIGYGKVGGWELGYNSDLDIVFMHDCPVSVYTDGKKEIDGRQFYLRLAQRIIHIFSTRTASGILYEVDTRLRPSGASGLLVSPTDAFDDYQHQDAWTWEHQALVRARMIYGDEPLAIAFHNTRHDVLCKTRDQDALKKEVVDMREKMRGHLGGKKSGRFMLKQDQGGITDIEFLAQYLVLNYSHSKPKLIRWCDNVRIFETLIAQGVMEEDQAMQLTRAYTSMRDEIHRRNLLNLDADVAEDKFVAEREWVKHAWNQWFS; via the coding sequence ATGCAACTGCCATCGTCACTGATTTCTGTCGCGGATTCTGCCGTTCAACATGCGGAAAATGCAGGATACTTTCAACATTGGCCAACAGAAGTTGCCGAACAATTTCATTTTGTGTCTGGTCTTAGCAAGTTCATCACCGAAGCGATTCATCGCGATGAAAAGCTCGCTCAAGATTTGCCAGCAATGCTGATAGAAAACAGTCGATCGTCTAGTTATCGAGAACGTCTTGCTGCGCTATTAGCAGAGTGCCAAGATGAAATGTCGGGTCACCGTGTATTACGTCAGTTCCGTAACCGCGAGATGGTTTATATCGCGTGGAAAGACTTTACTCACGCTTGGACGTTGGAAGCATCTCTTCGTCATCTGTCTCAACTGGCCGAAGCGATGATTTTCGAGACCTACCAGTGGCAGTACAAGATCTGTTGCAATGAGTGGGGCACCCCAACCAATGCCGCTGGTGAAGCGCAACCTATGCTGATTATTGGTATGGGAAAGCTAGGCGGTGGTGAACTGAATTTTTCTTCTGATATTGACTTGATCTTCACTTATCCAGAGAACGGTGAAACTCAAGGCGCGCGCCGTAGTATTGCCAATGCTCAGTTCTTTACTCGTTTGGGTCAGCGCATTATCAAGGCATTAGATCAACAGACTTTTGATGGTTTCTGCTACCGAGTCGATATGCGTTTACGCCCATTTGGGGAAAGTGGGCCATTAGTGATGAGTTATGCAGCCTTGGAAGATTACTACCAAGAGCAAGGTCGCGATTGGGAGCGTTACGCCATGATTAAAGCGCGAGTCATGGGGTGCGAAATGTACCCACAATATCAAGAGTTGCGCCAAATGCTGCGTCCGTTTGTATTTCGCCGTTATATCGATTTCAGTGCGATCCAATCTTTGCGTCGTATGAAATCGATGATCAGCAGTGAGGTGCGTCGTCGAGGCTTAAGCAATAATATTAAATTGGGTGCCGGTGGCATTCGAGAGATCGAGTTTATTGCGCAAGTTTTCCAACTGATTCGAGGGGGACGAGAGCCCTCATTGAGAGGCCGCGGGCTACTAGAAACCTTAAATGCTATTGGCGAATTGGGGTTACTTGCGAAGCACGAAGTGACGAACCTTAAGCAGGCGTACAAGTATTTACGTCAACTTGAAAACTTACTGCAAGCCATGGCGGATAAACAAACTCAAACCTTGCCTGATTGTGATGAGGACCGTCTCAAGCTTGCGACGGCGATGCGTTTTGAATCGTGGGAGGCATTGGTTATTCAAACCCAGCAACATATGAGCAATGTACACAATGTGTTTGAGACGCTCATTGGTGATGACGACGATGACGAAGCTGAAGCGGTGCCGCGACACTTTCATGAACTATGGGACATGGCAGCCAAATCAGATGTGTTGGAGCATGTTCTGCAAAATGACATTGAAGCAGATAATCCGGCAGAGTTGGCAAAAACCATCATGCAGTTTAAAGCGGATCTCGCGAAGAAGACGCTTGGCCCTCGTGGACGAGACGTGTTAACGAAGCTCATGCCGAAAGTCTTTAATGCGGTTTTTGCTCATCCAGATGCCCAGTTTGGTTTACCACGTGTTTTGCATTTGCTGCACAATATTTGTACGCGTACTACTTATCTTGAACTGTTGGACGAACACCCTGCAGCGTTAGTTCAATTGGTTCGTTTATGTACCGCAAGTCCGATGATTTCCGAGCAGCTTTCACGCTATCCAATTTTGCTTGATGAGCTGATTGATCCTCAGCACCTGTACAATCCAATCCCGTTAGAAAGCTACCGGACAGAGCTACGAGATTTCCTTGCGCGTATTCCAGAAGATGACATGGAACAGCAAATGGAAGCGTTGCGCCAGTTTAAACAGATTTGCATCTTGCGCATTGCTGCCGCCGATATTGCAGGCGTATTACCTGTGATGAAAGTGAGCGATCACTTAACTTACTTAGCAGAAGCGGTGGTTGAAGCGGTGATCAATCAAGCTTGGCTCCAAGTGTCCGAAAAGTATGGTGAACCCACTCACGTAAAAGACCGTGAGGGGAAAGGTTTTGCCGTGATCGGCTACGGGAAAGTGGGCGGTTGGGAGTTAGGTTATAACTCGGATCTTGATATCGTGTTTATGCACGATTGCCCAGTGAGCGTCTACACTGATGGCAAAAAAGAGATCGATGGTCGTCAGTTTTATCTTCGCTTGGCGCAGCGAATTATTCATATTTTTTCTACCCGAACGGCATCAGGCATTTTGTATGAAGTCGACACTCGACTACGTCCATCGGGCGCATCAGGCCTATTAGTGAGTCCAACTGACGCGTTTGATGATTATCAACATCAAGATGCTTGGACGTGGGAGCATCAGGCGTTAGTGCGTGCGCGTATGATTTATGGCGATGAGCCGCTTGCGATTGCTTTCCACAACACGCGTCATGATGTGCTGTGTAAAACGCGCGATCAAGATGCACTGAAGAAAGAAGTGGTCGATATGCGCGAGAAAATGCGTGGCCATCTAGGTGGTAAAAAGTCCGGTCGCTTTATGCTTAAACAAGATCAAGGCGGCATTACCGACATTGAATTTCTCGCTCAATATTTGGTGCTCAACTACAGTCACAGTAAACCAAAACTTATCCGTTGGTGCGATAACGTGCGTATTTTCGAAACCTTAATTGCTCAAGGTGTGATGGAAGAAGATCAAGCGATGCAATTGACGCGAGCCTACACGTCTATGCGTGACGAAATTCATCGTCGAAATTTGTTGAATCTGGATGCTGATGTAGCAGAGGACAAGTTTGTGGCTGAACGAGAGTGGGTGAAACATGCATGGAATCAGTGGTTCTCTTAA
- a CDS encoding TIGR00153 family protein — MPVNTIMGLFAKSPIKPLQRHVVCVNECCSHLVKFFEVSSKGDWEKASEIRAQISHLEKEADVLKREIRLKLPRGLFMPVDRTDMLELLTQQDKLANLAKDIAGRVYGRQLVIPEALQPNFLAYVQRCLDAANQAQKVINELDELLETGFKGREVTLVAEMIHQLDAIEDDTDAMQIELRQQLMAIESDMNPIDVMFLYKILEWVGGIADQAQRVGARLEVMLSRS; from the coding sequence ATGCCAGTAAATACAATTATGGGGTTATTTGCAAAGTCCCCTATTAAGCCTTTGCAACGCCACGTTGTGTGTGTCAACGAATGTTGTTCACACCTAGTTAAGTTCTTTGAAGTTTCTTCTAAAGGTGACTGGGAAAAAGCATCTGAAATCCGTGCTCAAATTTCTCACCTAGAGAAAGAAGCGGACGTGCTAAAACGTGAAATTCGTCTAAAACTGCCTCGCGGTTTGTTTATGCCTGTCGATCGTACAGACATGCTTGAGCTACTTACTCAACAGGACAAACTAGCGAACTTGGCAAAAGATATTGCTGGCCGTGTATATGGTCGCCAACTTGTCATTCCTGAGGCACTCCAACCAAACTTCCTCGCTTACGTTCAACGTTGTCTTGATGCGGCTAACCAAGCGCAAAAAGTAATCAATGAACTTGATGAATTACTAGAGACCGGCTTCAAAGGCCGTGAAGTAACGCTCGTTGCTGAAATGATTCATCAGTTGGACGCAATTGAAGATGACACCGATGCAATGCAGATTGAACTACGCCAACAATTAATGGCGATTGAATCTGACATGAACCCTATCGATGTCATGTTCTTGTACAAGATTCTTGAATGGGTAGGTGGTATTGCCGACCAAGCGCAGCGCGTAGGTGCTCGTTTGGAAGTCATGCTATCTCGATCTTAA
- the hldE gene encoding bifunctional D-glycero-beta-D-manno-heptose-7-phosphate kinase/D-glycero-beta-D-manno-heptose 1-phosphate adenylyltransferase HldE, with product MKPILPDYSSAGVLIIGDVMLDRYWYGPTGRISPEAPVPVVKVENNEERPGGAANVAMNIASLGGHAHIVGLTGMDEPAKVLTETLTSLKVKCDFVALPEYPTITKLRVMSRGQQLIRLDFEDKFENTDSEPVIARMETALSSVKAVILSDYAKGTLEHVQAYIQKARAANVPVFIDPKGADFERYRGATLLTPNMKEFEDVVGKVKSEQELVEKALALVEEFDFEALLVTRSENGMTLIRRGQEPFHLPTQAKEVYDVTGAGDTVISVLASSVAAGKSFEEACALANAAAGVVVGKLGTSTLSEIELAEAVHGSQDTDYGVVTEQALIEAVKKARAKGEKVVMTNGCFDILHAGHVSYLNHAAELGDRLIVAVNTDESVKRLKGPGRPVNPTDRRMAVLAGLGAVDWVVPFSEDTPQRLISEVLPSMLVKGGDYKPEDIAGGKEVIAAGGEVRVLNFEDGCSTSEIINAIKGGKG from the coding sequence ATGAAACCAATTCTACCTGATTACAGCAGCGCGGGTGTGCTTATCATCGGCGATGTCATGCTAGATCGTTACTGGTATGGCCCGACTGGACGTATCTCTCCTGAAGCGCCAGTACCTGTTGTAAAAGTAGAAAACAATGAAGAGCGTCCTGGTGGTGCAGCGAACGTTGCGATGAACATTGCGTCATTAGGTGGTCATGCTCACATTGTTGGTCTAACAGGTATGGATGAGCCAGCAAAAGTGCTTACAGAGACGCTCACTTCTTTGAAAGTGAAGTGCGATTTTGTTGCTTTACCTGAATACCCAACCATCACGAAGTTGCGTGTCATGAGCCGTGGTCAGCAGCTTATCCGTCTTGATTTTGAAGACAAATTCGAAAATACGGATTCTGAACCTGTCATTGCTCGCATGGAAACGGCGCTTTCAAGTGTAAAAGCTGTGATTTTGTCAGATTATGCAAAAGGTACGTTGGAGCATGTTCAGGCATATATTCAAAAAGCGCGAGCGGCGAATGTTCCTGTCTTTATCGATCCAAAAGGTGCAGACTTTGAACGCTACCGCGGCGCGACACTGCTGACTCCAAACATGAAAGAGTTTGAAGATGTTGTCGGCAAAGTGAAGTCTGAGCAAGAGCTAGTGGAAAAAGCACTGGCATTGGTTGAAGAATTTGATTTCGAAGCCTTGTTGGTGACACGCAGTGAAAATGGCATGACGTTGATTCGTCGTGGTCAAGAGCCGTTCCATTTACCAACCCAAGCAAAAGAAGTGTATGACGTGACAGGTGCCGGAGATACGGTGATTTCTGTATTGGCGTCGTCAGTTGCCGCGGGTAAATCATTTGAAGAAGCGTGTGCATTAGCGAACGCGGCAGCGGGTGTTGTGGTTGGTAAACTGGGTACATCAACGTTATCTGAAATTGAATTGGCAGAAGCGGTGCACGGCAGTCAAGATACGGACTATGGTGTGGTCACAGAGCAAGCCTTGATTGAAGCGGTGAAGAAAGCACGCGCAAAAGGTGAGAAAGTGGTGATGACCAACGGGTGTTTCGACATTTTGCACGCCGGTCACGTCTCTTACCTAAACCACGCTGCAGAGTTAGGCGATCGCCTCATCGTTGCCGTCAACACCGATGAGTCGGTAAAACGTCTAAAAGGTCCTGGCCGTCCTGTTAATCCAACCGATCGTCGAATGGCGGTACTAGCGGGTCTTGGCGCCGTGGATTGGGTGGTGCCGTTTAGTGAAGACACACCGCAACGTTTGATCTCAGAAGTGCTACCAAGCATGCTTGTTAAAGGTGGTGACTACAAACCAGAAGACATCGCAGGTGGTAAAGAAGTGATTGCCGCAGGTGGTGAAGTTCGCGTATTAAACTTTGAAGACGGTTGCTCTACCAGTGAAATCATCAATGCAATCAAAGGTGGCAAGGGGTAA